The Delphinus delphis chromosome 10, mDelDel1.2, whole genome shotgun sequence genome includes a region encoding these proteins:
- the TAP1 gene encoding antigen peptide transporter 1 produces MACSESPAPCGCLRLSRASLACLGTALLLLADWMLLRLALPRIASLLVPPALPLLSVWVAGLSRWAVLWLGARGVLGAALGFRRESAGVRGWLAALEPLAAALGLALPGLASFRELRSWGAPGDAHSTRPLHWGSRLDAFALSYTAALPAAALWHKIRSLWVQGAHGASGVAVRRLLGFLGPEIQRLPLLLALVVLSCLGEMAVPFFTGRFTDWILQDRTGAAFARNITLMSVLTIASAVLEFTADGIYNSTMGRVHCHLQGEVFRAVLCQKTEFFQKNQTGAITSRVTEDTSTVSESLSSDLSLFLWYLCRGLCLLGLMLWGSPSLTMVTLLALPLLFLLPEKLGKWHEVLAAQVQESLAKSSQVAIEVLSAMPTVRSFANEEGEAQKFRQKLHEMKTLNQKEALAYAVNLWTTLISGLLLKVGILYFGGQLVTSGSVSSGHLVAFVLYQNQFTTAVEVLLSIYPRLQKAVGSSEKIFEYLDQIPHCPASGVFTSLKLQALVQFQGVSFAYPNRLDVPVLQGLTFTLRPGEVTALVGPNGSGKSTVAALLQNLYQPTEGQVLLDGEPLPKYEHCYLHRQVAAVGQEPQLFGRSFKENIAYGLVQKPTMEDITAAAVESGAHGFISVLPQGYDTEVGEAGGQLSGGQRQRVALARALIRKPCVLILDDVTSALDINSQSCVEELLYKSPERCSRSVLLITQRLSLVKQAHHILFLEGGTIIEAGTHQQLMANKGRYCTMVQAPGGSGAPE; encoded by the exons ATGGCCTGCTCGGAGTCCCCCGCTCCCTGCGGGTGTCTCCGCCTCTCCCGAGCCTCCCTCGCGTGCCTGGGGACAGCGCTGCTGCTCCTCGCCGACTGGATGCTGCTCCGGCTGGCGCTGCCTCGAATAGCCTCCCTGCTGGTACCCCCTGCGCTGCCGCTGCTCAGTGTCTGGGTGGCGGGCCTGAGCCGCTGGGCGGTACTGTGGCTGGGAGCCCGAGGCGTCCTCGGGGCAGCGCTGGGCTTCCGGAGAGAAAGCGCAGGAGTCCGGGGATGGCTGGCTGCTTTGGAGCCGCTGGCGGCGGCGCTGGGCTTGGCTCTGCCGGGACTTGCCTCGTTCCGAGAGCTGCGCTCGTGGGGAGCCCCCGGGGACGCTCACAGCACCCGGCCACTGCACTGGGGGAGTCGCCTGGACGCCTTTGCGCTCAGCTACACGGCGGCACTGCCCGCGGCCGCCCTGTGGCATAAGATCAGGAGCCTTTGGGTGCAAGGAGCTCACGGCGCTTCTGGAGTGGCGGTGAGACGGCTTCTAGGCTTCCTGGGCCCAGAGATACAACGCCTGCCGCTCCTTCTGGCCCTGGTGGTACTCTCCTGTCTTG gggaGATGGCTGTTCCATTCTTCACGGGCCGTTTCACGGACTGGATTCTACAAGACAGGACAGGCGCTGCCTTCGCGCGAAACATAACTCTCATGTCTGTCCTCACCATAGCCAG TGCAGTGCTGGAGTTCACGGCTGATGGAATCTACAACAGCACCATGGGCCGTGTGCACTGCCACCTGCAGGGAGAGGTGTTTCGGGCTGTCCTGTGCCAGAAAACAGAGTTTTTTCAAAAGAACCAAACAG GTGCCATCACATCTCGGGTCACAGAGGACACGTCCACCGTGAGTGAGTCTCTGAGTTCGGACCTGAGCCTCTTTCTGTGGTACCTCTGCCGTGGACTGTGTCTCTTGGGGCTCATGCTCTGGGGGTCCCCGTCCCTCACCATGGTCACCCTGCTCGCCCTGCCACtactcttccttctgcctgagaAGCTGGGAAAATGGCACGAG GTGCTGGCAGCACAGGTGCAGGAATCTCTGGCAAAATCCAGCCAGGTGGCCATTGAGGTGCTGTCAGCCATGCCTACAGTCCGGAGCTTTGCCAACGAAGAGGGTGAGGCCCAGAAGTTCAGGCAAAAGCTGCATGAAATGAAGACACTCAACCAGAAGGAGGCCCTGGCCTACGCGGTCAACCTCTGGACCACCCTT ATCTCAGGATTGCTGCTGAAGGTGGGAATCCTGTATTTTGGTGGGCAGCTGGTGACAAGTGGGTCTGTAAGCAGTGGGCACCTGGTCGCCTTTGTTCTTTACCAGAACCAGTTCACCACAGCTGTTGAG GTACTGCTGTCCATCTATCCCAGGCTACAGAAGGCTGTGGGCtcttcagagaaaatatttgaatacctGGACCAGATCCCTCACTGCCCAGCCAGTGGTGTGTTCACTTCCTTAAAGTTGCAGGCCCTCGTCCAGTTCCAGGGTGTCTCCTTCGCCTACCCAAACCGTCTAGATGTCCCAGTGCTGCAG GGGCTGACGTTCACCCTTCGTCCTGGTGAGGTGACGGCGCTGGTGGGGCCCAATGGGTCTGGGAAGAGCACAGTGGCTGCCCTGCTGCAGAATCTGTACCAGCCCACCGAGGGGCAGGTGCTCCTGGACGGGGAGCCCCTTCCCAAATATGAGCACTGCTACCTGCACAGACAG GTGGCTGCTGTGGGACAAGAGCCACAGCTATTTGGAAGaagctttaaagaaaatattgcctATGGCCTGGTCCAGAAGCCAACCATGGAGGACATCACAGCTGCTGCAGTGGAGTCCGGAGCCCACGGGTTCATCTCTGTACTCCCTCAAGGCTACGACACAG AAGTAGGTGAGGCTGGGGGCCAGCTGTCAGGGGGTCAGCGACAGAGAGTGGCCTTGGCTCGAGCCTTGATCCGGAAACCGTGTGTACTCATCCTGGATGATGTTACCAGTGCCCTGGATATAAACAGCCAGTCCTGT GTGGAGGAGCTCCTGTATAAAAGCCCTGAGCGGTGCTCTCGGTCTGTGCTTCTCATCACCCAGCGCCTCAGCTTGGTGAAGCAGGCTCACCACATCCTCTTTCTGGAAGGAGGCACCATCATTGAGGCGGGAACCCACCAGCAGCTCATGGCGAATAAGGGACGCTATTGCACCATGGTTCAGGCTCCTGGTGGGTCAGGTGCTCCAGAATGA
- the PSMB8 gene encoding proteasome subunit beta type-8: MALLDVCGAPRGQREDWAFPHAGSRQRSDPGHYSFSLRSPELALPLGMQPTEFFRSLGGNGERNIQIEMAHGTTTLAFKFQHGLIVAVDSRASAGNYIGTLTVNKVIEMNPYLLGTMSGCAADCQYWERLLAKECRLYYLRNGERISVSAASKLLSNMMCQYRGMGLSMGSMICGWDKKGPGLYYVDADGTRLSGNMFSTGSGCSHAYGVMDTGYRPDLSIEEACDLGRRAIVHATHRDSYSGGVVNMYHVKEDGWLKVESTDVSDLMYQYREASQ; encoded by the exons ATGGCGCTGCTGGACGTGTGCGGAGCCCCGCGCGGGCAGCGGGAGGACTGGGCTTTCCCTCACGCGGGAAGCCGGCAGCGCTCGGACCCCGGTCACTACAGTTTCTCTCTGCGATCTCCGGAGCTCGCCCTCCCCCTGGGAATGCAG CCCACTGAATTCTTCCGGTCCCTGGGTGGGAATGGAGAAAGGAACATTCAGATCGAGATGGCTCATGGCACGACCACGCTGGCCTTCAAGTTCCAGCATGGGCTGATTGTGGCTGTGGATTCTCGGGCCTCGGCTGGGAATTACATTG GCACATTAACGGTGAACAAGGTGATTGAGATGAACCCTTACCTGCTTGGCACCATGTCTGGCTGTGCAGCTGACTGTCAGTACTGGGAGCGTCTGCTGGCGAAGGAGTGCAG GCTGTACTATCTGCGGAATGGTGAGCGTATCTCTGTGTCTGCAGCCTCCAAACTGCTCTCCAACATGATGTGCCAGTACCGGGGCATGGGCCTCTCCATGGGCAGCATGATCTGTGGCTGGGACAAGAAA GGGCCTGGACTCTACTACGTGGATGCAGATGGGACTCGGCTCTCGGGAAATATGTTCTCCACCGGTAGTGGGTGCTCCCATGCCTATGGGGTCATGGATACTGGCTATAGACCTGACCTTAGCATTGAAGAGGCCTGTGACCTGGGCCGAAGGGCAATTGTTCATGCCACCCACCGAGACAGCTATTCTGGAGGCGTTGTCAATA TGTACCACGTGAAGGAGGACGGTTGGTTGAAAGTGGAAAGTACAGACGTCAGTGACCTGATGTACCAGTACCGTGAGGCCAGTCAGTAA
- the TAP2 gene encoding antigen peptide transporter 2 has product MPGILGGRGPSTFQASFRVSLDLAMRLPDLRPWAFLLLADWALLWLLQGTLGALLPRGLPGLWLEGTLRLGGLWWLLRLGGLLRFAGALLPPLCLVTPLFLSLRALVPGTLSAPPARAASAPWSWLLLGYGAAGLSWGVWAVLSPPGAREREQGQENNRALMWRLLKLSRPDLPFLGVAFFFLAVAVLGETLISYYFGLVIDILGGDFDPDAFASAIFFMCLFSVGSSLSAGCRGSTFTFIMSRINLRVRELLFSSLLCQDLAFFQETKTGELNSRLSSDTKLMSNWLPLNANVLSRSLVKVLGVYSFMLNLSPRLTLLSLLEVPLMTAAEKMYSARHQAVLQEIQDAVAKAGQVVREAVGGLQTVRSFGAEEQEVRRYKEALDRCRQLWWRRDLEKALYCLLRRMLHLAMKVILLRRGLQQILAGDLTQGGLISFLLYQEDVGNHVETLVYMFGDMLSNVGAAEKVFCYLDRKPNLPPTGTLAPPTLRGLMEFQNVFFVYPNRPDQPVLKGLTFTLPPGKMTALVGPSGSGKSTVAALLQNLYQPTEGQVLLDGEPISQYERHYLHQQVVLVGQEPVLFSGSVRDNITYGLKGCSDEKVLAAARAARVEEFIKEMKHGLDTEVGEKGNQLAVGQKQRLAIARALVRDPRVLILDEATSALDVECEQALQDWKARGDRTVLVIAHKLHTVLNADQILVLSQGELKEHEQLMEGQDLYSRLVQQNRRTETPEMLEPSQGHLSDPE; this is encoded by the exons ATGCCTGGGATCCTAGGAGGGAGAGGACCAAGCACTTTTCAGGCATCTTTCAGGGTATCACTGG ATCTCGCCATGCGGCTCCCTGACCTGAGACCCTGGGCCTTCCTGCTGCTGGCCGACTGGGCGTTACTCTGGCTGCTGCAGGGGACCCTGGGGGCTCTGCTTCCCCGCGGGCTTCCAGGCCTGTGGCTAGAAGGCACCTTGCGACTGGGAGGGCTTTGGTGGCTTTTGAGGCTGGGAGGGCTGCTGAGGTTTGCGGGAGCACTGCTGCCCCCCCTCTGCCTGGTGACCCCTCTGTTTCTCTCCCTGCGGGCCCTGGTCCCGGGGACCTTGAGTGCTCCCCCAGCCAGGGCGGCTTCAGCCCCGTGGAGCTGGCTGCTGCTGGGTTACGGAGCGGCAGGGCTGAGCTGGGGCGTGTGGGCTGTGCTGAGCCCTCCAGGAGCCCGGGAGAGGGAGCAGGGCCAGGAGAACAACAGAGCCTTGATGTGGAGGTTGCTGAAGCTCTCAAGGCCAGACCTGCCTTTCCTGGGTGTGGCCTTCTTCTTCCTCGCTGTTGCCGTGTTGG GTGAGACATTAATCTCTTACTATTTTGGTCTTGTGATTGACATCCTGGGAGGTGATTTTGATCCTGATGCCTTTGCCAGCGCCAtctttttcatgtgtctcttctcTGTTGGGAG TTCACTGTCTGCAGGCTGCCGAGGAAGCACCTTCACCTTCATCATGTCCAGAATCAACCTGCGGGTCCGGGAGctgcttttctcctccctcctgtgccAGGACCTTGCTTTCTTCCAGGAGACTAAGACAG GGGAGCTGAATTCCCGGCTGAGCTCGGATACCAAACTGATGAGTAACTGGCTTCCTCTTAATGCCAACGTGCTGTCTCGAAGCCTGGTGAAAGTGCTGGGAGTTTACAGCTTCATGCTCAACCTGTCACCTCGACTCACCCTCCTTTCTCTGCTTGAGGTGCCTCTAATGACAGCGGCTGAAAAGATGTACAGTGCTCGCCATCAG GCAGTCCTTCAGGAGATCCAGGATGCTGTGGCGAAAGCAGGACAGGTGGTACGTGAGGCAGTTGGAGGGCTGCAGACTGTGCGCAGTTTTGGGGCGGAGGAGCAAGAGGTCCGTCGCTATAAGGAGGCTCTTGACCGATGCCGGCAGCTGTGGTGGCGACGAGATCTGGAAAAGGCCCTCTACTGCCTCTTAAGGAGG aTGCTGCACTTGGCAATGAAGGTTATATTGCTGAGACGTGGGCTGCAGCAGATCCTGGCTGGGGACCTCACCCAGGGCGGGCTGATCTCCTTTCTGCTCTACCAGGAGGACGTGGGCAACCACGTGGAA ACCCTGGTGTACATGTTTGGGGACATGCTGAGCAATGTGGGGGCTGCAGAGAAGGTGTTCTGCTACCTGGACCGAAAGCCAAATCTGCCTCCAACTGGGACACTGGCCCCGCCCACTCTGCGGGGCCTGATGGAATTCCAGAACGTCTTCTTTGTGTATCCCAATCGCCCTGACCAGCCTGTGCTCAAG GGTCTGACTTTCACCCTGCCTCCTGGGAAGATGACCGCACTGGTGGGGCCCAGTGGATCTGGAAAGAGCACAGTAGCTGCTCTGCTGCAGAATCTGTACCAGCCCACCGAGGGGCAGGTGCTGCTGGATGGGGAGCCCATCTCCCAGTATGAGCGCCACTACCTACACCAAcag GTGGTTTTGGTCGGGCAGGAGCCTGTGCTGTTTTCGGGTTCGGTGAGGGACAACATCACTTATGGGCTGAAGGGCTGCAGCGATGAGAAGGTGCTGGCTGCTGCACGGGCGGCCAGAGTGGAGGAGTTCATAAAGGAAATGAAGCATGGACTTGATACag AGGTTGGGGAGAAAGGGAACCAGTTGGCTGTGGGACAGAAGCAACGTCTGGCCATCGCCCGGGCCCTTGTGAGGGACCCCCGGGTCCTCATCCTGGATGAAGCCACCAGTgccctggacgtggagtgtgagCAGGCT CTGCAGGACTGGAAAGCTCGCGGGGACCGCACGGTGCTGGTGATCGCCCACAAGCTGCACACGGTTCTGAACGCCGACCAGATCCTGGTGCTGAGCCAGGGAGAGCTGAAGGAGCATGAGCAGCTCATGGAGGGGCAGGACCTCTACTCCCGCCTGGTGCAGCAGAACAGGAGGACTGAGACCCCAGAGATGCTGGAGCCTTCTCAGGGCCATCTCAGTGACCCAGAGTAG